A genomic region of Arvicola amphibius chromosome 7, mArvAmp1.2, whole genome shotgun sequence contains the following coding sequences:
- the Hspa5 gene encoding endoplasmic reticulum chaperone BiP, with product MKFTVVAAALLLLCAVRAEEEDKKEDVGTVVGIDLGTTYSCVGVFKNGRVEIIANDQGNRITPSYVAFTPEGERLIGDAAKNQLTSNPENTVFDAKRLIGRTWNDPSVQQDIKFLPFKVVEKKTKPYIQVDIGGGQTKTFAPEEISAMVLTKMKETAEAYLGKKVTHAVVTVPAYFNDAQRQATKDAGTIAGLNVMRIINEPTAAAIAYGLDKREGEKNILVFDLGGGTFDVSLLTIDNGVFEVVATNGDTHLGGEDFDQRVMEHFIKLYKKKTGKDVRKDNRAVQKLRREVEKAKRALSSQHQARIEIESFFEGEDFSETLTRAKFEELNMDLFRSTMKPVQKVLEDSDLKKSDIDEIVLVGGSTRIPKIQQLVKEFFNGKEPSRGINPDEAVAYGAAVQAGVLSGDQDTGDLVLLDVCPLTLGIETVGGVMTKLIPRNTVVPTKKSQIFSTASDNQPTVTIKVYEGERPLTKDNHLLGTFDLTGIPPAPRGVPQIEVTFEIDVNGILRVTAEDKGTGNKNKITITNDQNRLTPEEIERMVNDAEKFAEEDKKLKERIDTRNELESYAYSLKNQIGDKEKLGGKLSSEDKETMEKAVEEKIEWLESHQDADIEDFKAKKKELEEIVQPIISKLYGSAGPPPTGEEDTSEKDEL from the exons ATGAAGTTCACTGTGGTGGCGGCGGCGCTGCTGCTGCTCTGCGCGGTGCGGGCCGAGGAGGAGGATAAGAAGGAGGATGTGGGCACGGTGGTCGGCATCGACTTGGGGACCACCTACTCCTG CGTTGGTGTGTTCAAGAACGGCCGCGTGGAGATCATAGCCAACGATCAGGGCAACCGCATCACGCCGTCGTATGTGGCCTTCACTCCCGAAGGCGAGCGTCTGATTGGCGACGCGGCCAAGAACCAGCTAACCTCCAATCCCGAGAACACGGTCTTCGACGCCAAGCGCCTCATCGGACGCACTTGGAATGACCCGTCGGTGCAACAGGACATCAAGTTCTTGCCTTTCAAG GTGGTTGAGAAGAAAACTAAGCCCTACATTCAAGTTGATATTGGAGGTGGGCAAACCAAGACGTTTGCCCCAGAAGAGATTTCTGCCATGGTTCTAACTAAGATGAAAGAAACAGCTGAAGCATATTTGGGAAAGAAG GTTACCCATGCAGTTGTTACTGTACCAGCCTACTTCAATGATGCCCAGCGGCAAGCAACCAAAGATGCTGGCACCATTGCTGGACTGAATGTCATGAGGATCATCAATGAGCC CACAGCAGCTGCCATTGCATATGGCCTGgataagagggagggagagaagaacatCCTTGTGTTTGACCTGGGTGGCGGAACCTTCGATGTGTCTCTTCTGACCATTGACAATGGTGTCTTCGAAGTGGTGGCCACTAATGGAGATACTCATCTCGGTGGGGAAGACTTTGATCAGCGGGTTATGGAGCACTTCATCAAGCTGTACAAGAAGAAAACTGGGAAAGATGTTAGGAAAGACAACAGAGCTGTGCAGAAACTCCGGCGTGAGGTGGAAAAGGCTAAGCGAGCCCTGTCTTCTCAGCATCAAGCAAGGATTGAAATTGAGTCCTTCTTTGAAGGAGAAGACTTCTCTGAGACCCTGACTCGGGCCAAATTTGAGGAGCTGAACATG gacCTGTTCCGATCTACCATGAAGCCGGTCCAGAAAGTGTTGGAAGACTCTGATTTGAAGAAATCTGATATTGATGAAATTGTTCTTGTTGGTGGATCTACTCGAATTCCAAAGATTCAGCAGCTGGTGAAAGAGTTCTTCAACGGCAAGGAGCCATCCCGTGGTATAAACCCGGATGAGGCTGTAGCATATGGTGCTGCTGTCCAGGCTGGTGTCCTCTCTGGTGATCAAGATACAG GTGATCTGGTACTGCTTGATGTATGTCCCCTTACACTTGGTATTGAAACTGTGGGAGGCGTCATGACCAAACTGATTCCAAGGAACACTGTGGTACCCACCAAGAAGTCTCAGATCTTTTCCACAGCTTCTGATAACCAGCCAACTGTAACAATCAAGGTCTATGAAG GTGAACGACCCCTAACAAAAGACAACCATCTTCTGGGTACATTTGATCTGACTGGAATTCCTCCAGCTCCCCGTGGGGTACCGCAGATTGAAGTCACCTTCGAGATAGATGTTAATGGTATTCTTCGAGTGACAGCTGAAGACAAAGgtacaggaaacaaaaacaaaatcacaattaCCAACGACCAAAATCGCCTGACACCTGAAGAGATTGAAAGAATGGTTAACGATGCTGAGAAGTTTGCTGAGGAAGACAAGAAGCTCAAAGAGCGCATTGACACCAGGAATGAACTAGAAAGCTACGCCTACTCCCTCAAGAACCAGATTGGAGACAAGGAAAAGCTGGGAGGCAAACTTTCCTCTGAAGACAAAGAAACCATGGAAAAGGCTGTGGAGGAGAAGATCGAGTGGCTGGAGAGCCACCAGGATGCCGACATTGAAGACTTTAAAGCTAAAAAGAAGGAGCTAGAAGAAATTGTTCAGCCTATTATTAGCAAACTCTATGGAAGTGCAGGCCCTCCCCCAACTGGTGAGGAAGATACATCAGAGAAAGACGAGTTGTAG